One genomic segment of uncultured Desulfobacter sp. includes these proteins:
- a CDS encoding type II secretion system F family protein, producing the protein MAVIYEWKGKNPKGRKIKGEMEAETPEQVRTSLERRKITPTRVRKKPKDLFENISFFQPKVTETDVIIFARQFSTMIDAGLPLLQCLEILYSQQDNPTFKKQLKHIKESVESGETFADALKKYPKTFNELFINMISAGEAGGILDVILQRLSAYAEKMAKLKKQVKGAMTYPAITLAVAVIVVGVILVFVIPVFEEMFASMGSALPVPTQMVVGLSNFVVGQIGWIILGLIGAVFLFRQTYKSKKGRIFLDDMFLRLPVIGILIRKVAVAKFTRTTATMISSGVSILEALDIVGKTSGNKIIEFAISDVKVGISEGRSMADPLLESGVFPSMVCSMIAVGESTGALDVMMAKIADFYDDEVDQAVKNLTDMIEPFMLVFLGVVVGGLVIAMYLPIFSMAGAVG; encoded by the coding sequence ATGGCAGTCATTTACGAATGGAAGGGAAAGAATCCCAAAGGCAGAAAAATCAAAGGGGAGATGGAAGCTGAGACGCCGGAACAGGTAAGAACCAGCCTGGAACGTCGCAAGATAACCCCGACAAGGGTCAGGAAAAAGCCAAAAGACCTGTTTGAAAATATCTCATTTTTTCAGCCTAAAGTAACAGAGACCGACGTCATCATTTTTGCACGACAGTTTTCCACCATGATTGATGCGGGGTTGCCACTTCTGCAATGCTTGGAGATTCTGTATTCCCAGCAGGATAATCCCACATTTAAAAAGCAGCTTAAGCATATTAAGGAGTCTGTTGAATCCGGGGAGACCTTTGCCGATGCACTGAAAAAATATCCAAAAACTTTTAACGAACTTTTTATCAACATGATCTCCGCCGGGGAGGCCGGCGGTATTCTTGATGTAATTTTACAGCGTTTGTCAGCCTATGCTGAAAAAATGGCGAAACTCAAAAAGCAGGTCAAGGGGGCTATGACTTATCCGGCCATTACCCTGGCTGTAGCAGTTATTGTGGTCGGCGTTATCCTTGTCTTTGTTATACCGGTATTTGAAGAAATGTTTGCCAGCATGGGCTCGGCGCTGCCTGTCCCTACCCAGATGGTTGTGGGGCTAAGCAATTTTGTGGTGGGGCAGATAGGGTGGATAATCCTGGGATTGATTGGTGCAGTTTTTCTTTTCAGACAAACGTATAAATCAAAAAAGGGCCGAATTTTTCTTGATGACATGTTTTTACGTCTGCCTGTCATCGGTATTTTGATCCGAAAGGTGGCCGTGGCAAAATTTACCCGCACCACAGCTACCATGATTTCGTCCGGGGTATCTATTCTTGAGGCCCTGGACATTGTGGGTAAAACCTCCGGCAATAAAATTATTGAATTTGCCATATCAGATGTCAAGGTCGGTATTTCCGAAGGCAGGTCCATGGCGGATCCGTTGCTGGAGAGCGGGGTGTTCCCATCCATGGTCTGCTCAATGATCGCCGTGGGTGAATCCACAGGTGCCTTGGATGTAATGATGGCCAAAATAGCCGATTTTTATGATGATGAAGTGGACCAGGCCGTAAAAAATTTGACTGATATGATCGAGCCGTTCATGCTTGTATTTTTAGGTGTTGTGGTCGGCGGTCTTGTTATTGCCATGTACCTGCCGATTTTCTCAATGGCCGGTGCAGTTGGATAG
- a CDS encoding CBS domain-containing protein codes for MPPKKQEISPKTVITSHVNSDFDAIGAMLAAQKLYPESVIIFPGSQEKNLRDFFIHSMGYLFNMANPATIDFSGTQRLVIVDTRQRSRLSGVEPLLEKPDLIIDIYDHHPSFPDEIKGTHNLSKPYGSTTTIMCELLREKKISISSDEATVMALGIYEDTGSFTYTSTTRADFEQAGFLISCGACLTTIASLVVKEMKTEQVTWLNELINEMTTIAVNGIQVHLSAIAAPNYIPDLASIVQKIVRMENLDCFFAIVLMGSKVHVIARNRLHELDVGKILGSLGGGGHFYAASAKVENQTLPQVEMRLIKLIEQQIMHVRVAKKLMSSPAITITAGQSCLDAAQKMIRYNVNTLLVLDSQTLEYLGYITRDVAEKTVHHKLGDQPVIDYFEPGGQSVNLSCDLAEIEQKIIDLKQRVVPVMENRIISGVITRTDLLNFLVEHNREVVLSEKTDISGLKPRTKYVGNLLKHRLSERISTLLSDIGNAGDTLGVEVFVVGGFVRDLMLKRPIEDVDVVVEGDGIAFARYFASIYHCRFHQHRKFNTAVIIFEDGFKIDVASARLEYYETPAALPVVENSSIKMDLARRDFTINTLAISLNTESFGTLIDYFGGVRDVKDKIVRIIHNLSFIEDPTRIFRAIKFSNRFGFRIGKVTANLIKNALSVGAVKHLSGLRVLSELKQIFGENNPLPAVQTMADYGLDKVIHHDLKLTDTTRALFKSVDKTLAWHDLLYTDDAYPRWSVYFMAWLHGYSFTVSTQIADRLRFPVKERELLLVQRIKAAQRIRLIEKSYPISNQQMYRWLIHFKTECLLLMLALTKNESVRKSISHFYTHQRNIKPLMGGKDLKSLGIKPGPVYSTILDKIIEEKLDDKLNTMEEEIEFAKNYAFEHKLI; via the coding sequence GTGCCCCCAAAAAAACAGGAAATTTCCCCCAAAACGGTCATAACCAGCCATGTAAATTCTGATTTTGATGCCATTGGGGCTATGCTTGCCGCACAAAAGTTGTACCCGGAAAGTGTGATTATTTTCCCCGGGTCCCAGGAAAAAAATCTCAGGGATTTTTTCATTCATTCCATGGGATATCTGTTTAACATGGCAAATCCCGCTACGATTGACTTCTCCGGGACCCAACGGCTGGTTATTGTTGATACCCGGCAGAGAAGCCGCTTGTCCGGTGTTGAACCGCTCCTGGAAAAACCGGATCTGATCATCGACATTTACGATCACCATCCATCTTTTCCTGACGAAATCAAAGGCACCCATAACCTGTCAAAGCCCTATGGCTCCACCACTACCATCATGTGTGAACTTCTGCGTGAAAAAAAAATCAGCATCAGCAGTGATGAGGCTACGGTGATGGCGCTTGGGATTTACGAGGATACCGGCAGCTTTACCTATACCTCTACAACCCGGGCGGATTTCGAACAGGCAGGCTTTCTGATCTCCTGTGGCGCATGTTTAACCACCATTGCAAGCCTTGTGGTCAAGGAGATGAAGACCGAACAGGTCACCTGGCTCAATGAATTGATTAATGAGATGACAACCATTGCCGTTAACGGCATCCAGGTCCATCTATCCGCCATTGCAGCACCCAATTACATTCCTGATCTTGCCTCTATTGTGCAGAAAATTGTCAGAATGGAAAATCTGGACTGTTTTTTTGCTATAGTGCTCATGGGGTCCAAGGTGCATGTCATTGCCAGAAACCGTCTGCATGAGTTGGATGTGGGTAAAATACTGGGGTCCCTTGGCGGGGGAGGCCATTTTTATGCCGCATCCGCCAAGGTGGAAAACCAGACACTTCCCCAAGTTGAAATGCGTTTGATAAAACTTATCGAACAACAAATCATGCACGTGCGTGTGGCAAAAAAATTAATGTCCAGCCCGGCCATCACCATCACCGCTGGTCAATCGTGCCTGGATGCCGCGCAAAAAATGATCCGGTACAATGTCAACACCCTGCTTGTTCTTGATTCACAAACACTGGAATATTTGGGGTATATTACCCGGGATGTGGCGGAAAAAACAGTACATCATAAGCTTGGGGATCAGCCTGTTATCGATTATTTTGAACCTGGTGGCCAAAGTGTCAACCTGTCCTGTGACCTGGCTGAAATTGAACAAAAAATCATTGATTTAAAACAACGGGTCGTTCCGGTAATGGAGAATCGGATAATTTCTGGCGTTATCACACGCACCGATCTTTTAAATTTTTTGGTGGAACATAACCGCGAGGTGGTCCTAAGCGAAAAAACAGATATTTCCGGCCTGAAACCCCGGACAAAATACGTGGGCAATCTTCTGAAGCACCGTTTAAGCGAGCGTATAAGCACATTGCTTTCCGACATTGGCAATGCCGGAGATACGCTTGGTGTGGAGGTCTTTGTGGTGGGTGGTTTTGTCCGGGACCTAATGCTGAAACGGCCCATTGAAGATGTGGATGTGGTGGTGGAGGGAGACGGCATCGCTTTTGCCCGTTATTTTGCCTCAATTTATCATTGCAGATTTCACCAGCACCGCAAATTCAACACGGCTGTCATCATTTTTGAAGACGGGTTTAAGATTGACGTGGCCTCTGCCCGGCTCGAATATTATGAAACACCCGCCGCACTGCCTGTGGTGGAAAACTCCTCCATCAAGATGGACCTTGCCAGAAGGGATTTCACCATCAATACCCTGGCCATTTCCCTGAACACAGAATCCTTTGGCACACTCATCGACTATTTTGGCGGTGTCAGGGATGTTAAGGATAAAATTGTCCGGATTATTCATAATTTAAGCTTTATTGAAGACCCCACCCGGATTTTCAGGGCCATCAAATTTTCCAACAGGTTTGGGTTTAGAATTGGAAAAGTGACCGCCAATCTTATCAAAAACGCCTTAAGTGTCGGTGCCGTTAAACATTTAAGCGGACTGCGGGTGCTTTCGGAACTCAAACAGATTTTTGGAGAAAACAATCCTTTGCCTGCGGTGCAGACCATGGCTGATTACGGCCTGGACAAGGTGATTCATCATGATCTGAAATTAACGGATACCACCCGTGCCTTATTTAAATCCGTTGATAAAACCCTGGCTTGGCATGATCTTTTGTATACTGATGATGCTTATCCTAGATGGTCGGTTTACTTTATGGCCTGGCTCCACGGGTACTCCTTTACGGTGAGCACCCAGATCGCGGACAGGCTGAGGTTCCCCGTAAAGGAAAGGGAGTTGCTGCTTGTGCAACGCATCAAGGCTGCACAAAGGATCCGGCTTATTGAGAAAAGCTACCCGATCTCAAATCAACAGATGTACAGGTGGCTGATCCATTTTAAAACCGAATGCCTTTTGTTGATGCTGGCATTGACTAAAAATGAATCGGTGCGCAAATCCATCTCCCATTTTTATACACATCAGCGAAATATTAAACCTTTAATGGGGGGAAAAGATCTTAAATCCCTGGGTATAAAGCCGGGACCGGTTTACAGCACAATTCTCGATAAAATTATCGAAGAAAAGCTGGATGATAAATTGAATACCATGGAAGAAGAAATTGAATTTGCCAAGAATTACGCCTTTGAACACAAGCTGATTTGA
- a CDS encoding FAD/NAD(P)-binding protein has product MQNPYLPYPVRIDEIITETEDRNLKTFKFVFLNPEDEKKFSYQAGQFAELSITGKGEIPIGIASSPTEKGFVKFTVNKTGMVTDYLHKMKVGDIMGIRGPLGNSYPWEILEGKNVVIIGGGFAFTTLRSSIVYMLENREKFGEINVIYGARSPGLLLYQDELKAWEAAGDIKMHITVDATDDPDWKYNVGFVPNIAKEKAPPADENTYAIVCGPPIMIKFTQPVLDELGYAHDHIINSLEKRMKCGIGICGRCNIGEKFICKDGPVFTLEELNALPNE; this is encoded by the coding sequence GTGCAAAATCCATATTTGCCATATCCTGTCCGGATTGATGAGATCATCACGGAAACAGAAGATAGGAATCTAAAGACATTCAAATTTGTCTTTTTGAATCCTGAGGATGAAAAGAAGTTTTCTTACCAAGCCGGTCAATTTGCAGAACTCTCAATCACCGGTAAAGGGGAGATCCCCATTGGCATCGCTTCTTCTCCCACGGAAAAAGGGTTTGTAAAGTTCACGGTCAACAAAACCGGAATGGTGACGGATTATTTACATAAAATGAAGGTTGGGGACATCATGGGTATCCGCGGCCCCCTCGGAAACAGCTACCCATGGGAGATCTTGGAAGGAAAAAACGTGGTGATCATCGGGGGGGGATTTGCATTCACCACCCTGCGATCCTCCATCGTATACATGTTGGAAAATCGGGAGAAATTCGGTGAAATCAATGTCATTTACGGAGCACGATCTCCCGGGTTGCTATTATACCAAGACGAGCTGAAAGCGTGGGAAGCCGCCGGCGATATTAAAATGCACATCACGGTAGATGCCACAGATGATCCGGACTGGAAGTATAATGTCGGATTTGTGCCCAATATTGCTAAAGAGAAGGCACCACCGGCGGATGAAAACACATATGCCATTGTTTGCGGGCCTCCCATCATGATTAAGTTCACCCAACCGGTTCTTGATGAACTTGGTTATGCCCACGATCACATTATCAACTCCCTGGAAAAGAGAATGAAGTGCGGTATCGGTATTTGCGGTCGCTGCAATATCGGTGAAAAATTTATTTGTAAAGACGGGCCGGTGTTTACCCTGGAGGAGTTGAACGCCCTCCCTAATGAGTAA
- a CDS encoding 4Fe-4S dicluster domain-containing protein, giving the protein MKTIKIEKESWAQGLEKLQDKYRLFGPMADKDSYEFKELNPGDTPVLEHGTQGNTRLSVKSVIYPQSQTMFTYTLDESKDDHHIMKEVTLNGKPRAVFGVRPCDAASFKLVQRNFDTPEYKDPFWIHPYEETTFVGIACDEPSKTCFCTSVGCGPYNEEGLDLLLVKESKDGNDFFARILTKKGDDLATAAGWLTDANADVDAAADVDFESRKRDAEKKITANVSIDQLKEKKTTDLFSADFWDQVGFSCLNCGTCTYSCPTCWCFDIQDEVKGCQGKRIRNWDSCMYTLFTLEGSGHNPRSNKVQRVRQRFMHKLKYYVDKYDAGVQCVGCGRCIQLCPVNIDIREVCEIMNTYTLAEEEA; this is encoded by the coding sequence ATGAAGACAATTAAAATCGAGAAAGAAAGTTGGGCACAGGGGTTGGAAAAACTGCAAGATAAGTATCGCTTGTTTGGACCGATGGCGGATAAGGACTCTTATGAATTCAAGGAATTGAATCCAGGTGATACCCCGGTCCTTGAGCATGGGACGCAGGGCAATACCAGACTTTCTGTAAAGTCCGTCATTTATCCTCAAAGCCAAACCATGTTCACCTATACCTTGGATGAGTCTAAGGACGATCATCATATCATGAAAGAGGTGACGCTGAACGGCAAACCACGAGCCGTTTTCGGGGTTCGCCCCTGTGATGCCGCTTCGTTCAAATTGGTACAGCGTAATTTTGACACGCCTGAATATAAGGATCCGTTTTGGATACACCCTTATGAAGAGACGACGTTTGTAGGGATAGCGTGTGATGAGCCTTCAAAAACATGCTTTTGCACTTCCGTTGGATGCGGACCGTACAACGAGGAAGGACTGGATCTGCTGCTGGTTAAAGAAAGTAAAGACGGAAATGACTTTTTCGCCAGGATTCTAACCAAAAAAGGGGATGATCTGGCGACGGCAGCGGGTTGGTTAACTGATGCAAATGCTGATGTTGATGCGGCAGCGGATGTTGATTTTGAATCACGCAAGAGAGATGCTGAAAAGAAAATTACAGCCAACGTCTCAATAGATCAGTTGAAAGAGAAGAAAACAACCGATTTGTTCAGTGCGGATTTCTGGGATCAAGTCGGGTTTTCCTGTTTAAATTGTGGGACCTGTACCTATAGTTGTCCGACCTGCTGGTGCTTTGACATTCAGGATGAAGTCAAGGGATGCCAGGGGAAGCGGATACGAAACTGGGACAGCTGCATGTACACACTCTTTACACTTGAGGGTTCCGGTCATAATCCAAGATCCAATAAAGTTCAACGTGTCAGGCAGCGATTCATGCACAAGCTCAAGTATTATGTTGATAAGTATGACGCCGGTGTGCAGTGTGTCGGTTGCGGAAGATGTATTCAACTCTGCCCGGTCAACATTGATATCAGGGAGGTCTGTGAAATCATGAACACGTATACGCTTGCCGAAGAGGAAGCATAA
- a CDS encoding 4Fe-4S dicluster domain-containing protein, which yields MLEYTDKIRALSSQLLKEKKVDMVIGFRKGSRPMSNEPYMAKHPDEVKNLVWDSNCGINLTTYLTDRKEKIAVVAKGCDSRNIATHIIENKIKRDQLVILGVPCTGMIDRRKINNIVDFEINDVVEQGDTIVVKGETTETSFAKERVLQKNCSVCTHRNPVLYDELIAPNVPELTDVDRYEDVRRVETMSIDDKWHHFDALLSNCIRCYACRNACPLCYCPTCFVDESKPQWVGKGDDPVDTKTFHFLRAYHCAGRCTDCGSCERACPMGINMREFTKKLEKDCQELFGWQAGLTLEERPPLDSFNPKDPDAFVK from the coding sequence ATGTTGGAATATACAGATAAAATCAGAGCGTTGTCTTCGCAACTTCTGAAAGAAAAAAAAGTGGACATGGTCATCGGGTTCCGAAAGGGAAGTCGTCCCATGTCAAATGAGCCATACATGGCCAAACATCCGGATGAGGTAAAAAATCTGGTGTGGGACAGTAATTGCGGCATCAACCTGACGACCTATTTGACCGATCGCAAGGAAAAGATTGCCGTCGTGGCCAAAGGGTGTGATTCACGCAACATTGCCACCCATATTATTGAGAACAAGATCAAACGGGATCAATTAGTCATCCTCGGCGTGCCGTGTACGGGAATGATCGACCGCAGGAAAATAAACAACATTGTGGATTTTGAAATTAACGATGTCGTTGAACAAGGTGATACCATTGTCGTTAAAGGTGAAACCACTGAAACATCTTTTGCCAAAGAGCGGGTTCTGCAAAAAAACTGTTCGGTGTGTACTCACCGAAATCCGGTGCTGTATGATGAGCTGATCGCACCAAACGTTCCGGAGCTGACCGACGTAGACAGGTACGAAGATGTTCGCCGGGTGGAAACCATGTCCATTGATGACAAATGGCATCATTTTGACGCGCTGTTATCCAATTGTATCCGCTGTTATGCGTGTCGCAATGCTTGCCCACTGTGCTACTGCCCGACGTGTTTTGTCGATGAATCCAAACCCCAATGGGTTGGAAAAGGGGATGATCCCGTTGATACAAAAACCTTTCACTTCCTGCGCGCCTATCATTGTGCCGGAAGATGTACCGATTGTGGATCGTGCGAAAGGGCCTGCCCCATGGGCATCAATATGAGAGAGTTTACCAAGAAACTGGAAAAGGATTGTCAGGAACTGTTTGGTTGGCAGGCGGGTCTCACACTTGAAGAACGCCCCCCCCTTGACTCTTTTAATCCCAAAGATCCGGATGCGTTCGTCAAATAG
- a CDS encoding hydrogenase iron-sulfur subunit, with amino-acid sequence MSKWEPKIIAFLCNWCSYGAADLAGVSRMQYPANIRVVRIPCTGRLSPKFILSAFMNGADGIWVSGUHPGDCHYLEGNYYARRKFALLANLLEHMGIERDRLHFSWVSSAEAGKFIEVVNMVTESVKALGPVEKMVKAG; translated from the coding sequence ATGTCCAAATGGGAACCCAAAATAATAGCATTCCTTTGTAACTGGTGCAGTTACGGGGCTGCGGACTTGGCCGGGGTGAGCCGGATGCAATATCCCGCGAATATCCGGGTCGTCCGAATTCCCTGTACGGGTCGGTTATCCCCCAAGTTCATTCTGTCCGCTTTTATGAACGGGGCCGATGGCATCTGGGTCTCCGGCTGACATCCCGGAGACTGCCATTACCTGGAAGGTAATTATTATGCCCGTCGGAAGTTCGCCCTGCTTGCAAACCTGCTGGAGCACATGGGAATTGAGAGAGATAGACTGCATTTTTCCTGGGTCTCATCAGCAGAGGCCGGTAAGTTTATCGAAGTTGTTAATATGGTAACGGAATCCGTAAAGGCGCTGGGACCGGTCGAAAAAATGGTAAAAGCCGGATAA